A part of Kitasatospora acidiphila genomic DNA contains:
- a CDS encoding non-ribosomal peptide synthetase codes for MRKSAIEDVLPLSSLQEGLLFHALYDQEGPDVYTVQLAVEMSGALDSARLRTAAEALLARHSNLRVGFRHKGVERPVQVVRRQVRTPWREVDLSDRGPAAEAEYARLADEERVRRFDMARPPLVRFTLALLPDGRSRLLVTIHHILVDGWSVPVLLDDLFELYERGGESTGMRRVVPYRDYLAWLAGQDQPAGLAAWEAELAGLAEPSLLAAGRQATAPVIPESVAVELSAELTERLAATGRAHGWTVNTMAQASWGLVLGRQLGRTDVVFGGTVSGRPPELPGVETIVGLLINTLPVRVSWQADERLAEVFGRLQDHQSALTPHQHVQLAAIQAQAGHGELFDTTTVFENFPLGAEQAPPLSGGLEITEVDARDATHYAVSLVGLPGERLTFRLDYRPDVVDRPTAVRLADGLHRVLESAADRPEHSIAELDLLSAAERRQVVTEWNQTEHPIPATTLTALLEEAAAAHPDAVAVGCGDARVDYRELHARANRLARALVARGAGPERMVALALPQRPELVTALLAVLKSGAGYLPLDPNHPAERIAGLFEETAPVCVLTTAATAGSLPAGSPELLFLDDPEFAAELAVLPETPLTDADRTAPLLPGHPAYVIYTSGSTGRPKGVQVEHQAVVNYLLWACEVYPAARQSSLVHSPVSFDLTVTGLYAPLISGGTVHLTRFADGQPDPLAPVPAGGVAYLKGTPSHLALLRALPADYSPTAELVLGGEPLPGSHLDQWRQEHPGVRVLNEYGPTETTVGCTTLAIEPGDVIPGEVLSLGRPMWNCRLYVLDGALRPVPPGVVGELYIAGTCLARGYVARPGLTAQRFVANPFEGDGSRMYQTGDLVRWRADGTLEFAGRVDDQVKIRGYRIELGEIESVLGDHPEVSQVAVVVREDRPGDQQLVAYVVGATAELAGYAATRLPEYMVPSAFVALDVLPLTVNGKLDKRALPAPTVAIGVGAGRGPRSPREEILCRVFAEVLGLPAVGIDDDFFDLGGHSLLATRLVSRVRSALDVELPIRTVFENTTVARLAKALGGAAEARAAVRAMERPTVVPLSFAQQRLWFLDRLGTDGGTYHIPVAVRLRGALDVAALEAALNGVVARHEALRTVFPEVDGEPRQVVLSSAPLELTVRRVGEPELSGALAGVAGQGFDLAAELPLRAVLFGLGADEHVLLLVLHHIAGDGWSLAPLLRDLEAGYLGRELAELPVQYADYALWQREVLGSEGDPESLAARQLAFWREALAGLPEVLELPADRPRPAVASYRGGRLAWQLDAAAHQALATLARECGASVFMVLQAAVATLYTRLGAGTDIPLGTAIAGRTDEALDELVGFFVNTLVLRTDTSGDPTYRDLVKRVRDTDLAAYAHQDVPFERLVEVLNPERSLARQPLFQTMLLLQNAPEPDLDLPGITPSVVELGGGVAKFDLTFDLHETFDAQGRPAGIAGDVDYALDLYDAETVQAFCDRLTRVVAAFAATPDARLSGLDLVSEVERVVLAGWGRGERLGVVRGVVEGLEEQAARTPGVVAVVCGGERVTYGELAARAGRLARVLVGRGVGWMTGWRWRCRGRWIWWWRCGRC; via the coding sequence ATGAGGAAGTCGGCAATCGAGGACGTGCTCCCGCTGTCGTCGCTGCAGGAGGGCCTGCTCTTCCACGCGCTGTACGACCAGGAGGGTCCGGACGTCTACACCGTCCAGCTGGCGGTAGAGATGAGCGGCGCGCTGGACAGCGCCCGGCTGCGCACCGCCGCCGAAGCGCTGCTGGCCCGGCACTCCAACCTGCGGGTCGGCTTCCGCCACAAGGGCGTTGAGCGGCCGGTGCAGGTGGTCCGCCGCCAGGTGCGCACCCCGTGGCGCGAGGTCGACCTGTCCGACCGGGGCCCGGCGGCGGAGGCGGAGTACGCCCGGCTCGCCGACGAGGAGCGGGTGCGCCGGTTCGACATGGCCCGCCCGCCGCTGGTCCGGTTCACGCTGGCACTGCTCCCCGACGGCCGGTCCCGCCTTCTCGTGACGATTCATCACATCCTGGTCGACGGCTGGTCGGTACCCGTCCTGCTGGACGACCTGTTCGAGCTGTACGAACGCGGTGGCGAGTCGACCGGCATGCGCCGGGTAGTCCCGTACCGCGACTACCTGGCCTGGCTGGCCGGTCAGGACCAGCCGGCCGGGCTGGCCGCCTGGGAGGCCGAGCTCGCCGGGCTGGCCGAGCCAAGCCTGCTGGCCGCCGGCAGGCAGGCGACCGCCCCGGTGATCCCGGAGTCGGTCGCCGTCGAGCTGTCCGCCGAGCTGACCGAGCGGCTCGCCGCGACCGGCCGGGCGCACGGCTGGACCGTCAACACCATGGCCCAGGCGTCCTGGGGCCTGGTGCTCGGCCGGCAGCTGGGCCGGACCGACGTGGTCTTCGGCGGTACCGTCTCCGGCCGTCCGCCGGAGCTGCCCGGCGTCGAGACCATCGTCGGCCTGCTGATCAACACCCTTCCGGTTCGGGTGAGTTGGCAGGCGGACGAGCGGCTGGCCGAGGTGTTCGGCCGGCTGCAGGACCACCAGAGCGCGCTCACCCCGCACCAGCACGTCCAGCTGGCGGCCATCCAGGCGCAGGCCGGACACGGCGAACTCTTCGACACCACCACGGTCTTCGAGAACTTCCCGCTCGGCGCCGAGCAGGCACCGCCGCTCTCCGGGGGCCTGGAGATCACCGAGGTGGACGCGCGGGACGCCACCCACTACGCGGTCAGCCTGGTCGGCCTGCCCGGCGAGCGGCTGACCTTCCGGCTGGACTACCGCCCCGACGTGGTCGACCGCCCGACCGCCGTCCGGCTGGCGGACGGGCTGCACCGGGTGCTGGAGAGCGCCGCCGACCGGCCCGAGCATTCGATCGCCGAGCTCGACCTGCTCTCCGCCGCCGAGCGCCGCCAGGTGGTCACCGAGTGGAACCAGACCGAGCACCCGATCCCGGCCACCACCCTGACCGCCCTGCTGGAGGAGGCGGCCGCCGCTCACCCCGACGCGGTCGCCGTCGGCTGCGGTGACGCCCGGGTCGACTACCGCGAGCTGCACGCCCGGGCGAACCGGCTGGCCCGGGCGCTGGTGGCCCGCGGCGCCGGGCCGGAACGGATGGTCGCGCTGGCCCTGCCGCAGCGGCCCGAGCTGGTCACCGCGCTGCTCGCCGTGCTCAAGTCCGGCGCCGGCTACCTGCCGCTGGACCCGAACCACCCGGCCGAGCGGATCGCCGGGCTGTTCGAGGAGACCGCACCCGTCTGCGTGCTGACCACCGCCGCCACGGCCGGCTCGCTCCCGGCGGGCAGCCCGGAGCTGCTCTTCCTGGACGATCCGGAGTTCGCCGCCGAGCTGGCCGTGCTGCCCGAGACCCCGCTGACCGACGCCGACCGCACCGCGCCGCTGCTGCCCGGGCATCCCGCGTACGTCATCTACACCTCCGGCTCCACCGGGCGTCCCAAGGGCGTGCAGGTCGAGCACCAGGCCGTGGTCAACTACCTGCTCTGGGCCTGCGAGGTCTACCCGGCGGCCCGGCAGAGCAGCCTGGTGCACTCGCCGGTCTCCTTCGACCTGACCGTCACCGGTCTCTACGCCCCGCTGATCAGCGGTGGGACCGTCCACCTGACCCGGTTCGCCGACGGGCAGCCCGACCCGCTGGCCCCCGTGCCGGCCGGCGGCGTGGCCTACCTCAAGGGCACCCCCAGCCACCTCGCGCTGCTCCGGGCGCTGCCCGCCGACTACTCGCCCACCGCCGAACTCGTGCTCGGCGGCGAGCCGCTGCCCGGTTCGCACCTCGACCAGTGGCGCCAGGAGCACCCCGGGGTCCGGGTGCTCAACGAGTACGGCCCGACCGAGACCACCGTCGGCTGCACCACGCTGGCCATCGAGCCCGGCGACGTGATCCCCGGCGAGGTGCTCTCGCTGGGCCGGCCGATGTGGAACTGCCGGCTGTACGTGCTGGACGGTGCGCTGCGGCCGGTGCCGCCCGGCGTGGTCGGCGAGCTGTACATCGCGGGGACCTGCCTGGCCCGCGGCTATGTCGCGCGCCCCGGGCTGACCGCGCAGCGGTTCGTCGCCAACCCCTTCGAGGGGGACGGCAGTCGCATGTACCAGACCGGCGACCTGGTCCGCTGGCGAGCCGACGGCACACTGGAGTTCGCCGGCCGGGTGGACGACCAGGTGAAGATCCGCGGCTACCGGATCGAGCTGGGCGAGATCGAGTCGGTGCTAGGCGACCACCCCGAGGTGAGCCAGGTCGCCGTCGTCGTCCGCGAGGACCGGCCCGGGGACCAGCAGCTGGTCGCCTATGTGGTCGGCGCCACCGCCGAGTTGGCCGGCTACGCCGCCACCCGGCTGCCCGAGTACATGGTGCCGTCGGCCTTCGTCGCCCTCGACGTGCTGCCGCTGACGGTGAACGGCAAGCTCGACAAGCGTGCGCTGCCCGCGCCCACCGTCGCGATCGGCGTCGGAGCCGGTCGCGGCCCGCGCTCGCCGCGCGAGGAGATCCTCTGCCGGGTGTTCGCCGAGGTGCTGGGCCTCCCGGCGGTCGGCATCGACGACGACTTCTTCGACCTGGGCGGGCACTCGCTGCTCGCCACCCGGCTGGTCAGCAGGGTCCGCTCCGCCCTGGACGTGGAACTGCCGATCCGGACCGTCTTCGAGAACACCACGGTGGCCCGGCTGGCCAAGGCGCTCGGCGGTGCGGCCGAGGCCCGGGCGGCGGTGCGGGCGATGGAGCGGCCGACGGTCGTGCCGCTCTCCTTCGCCCAGCAGCGGCTGTGGTTCCTGGACCGGCTGGGCACCGACGGCGGCACCTACCACATCCCGGTCGCCGTCCGGCTGCGCGGAGCCCTGGACGTGGCGGCGTTGGAGGCCGCGTTGAACGGGGTGGTGGCTCGGCATGAGGCGTTGCGGACGGTGTTCCCGGAGGTTGATGGTGAGCCGCGGCAGGTGGTTCTGTCGTCGGCGCCGCTGGAGTTGACGGTTCGTCGGGTTGGGGAGCCGGAGCTGTCCGGTGCGCTGGCGGGGGTGGCTGGGCAGGGGTTTGACCTGGCGGCGGAGTTGCCGTTGCGGGCGGTGCTGTTCGGGCTTGGTGCGGATGAGCATGTGCTGCTGCTGGTGCTGCACCACATTGCGGGTGACGGCTGGTCGTTGGCGCCGTTGCTGCGTGATCTGGAGGCGGGGTATCTGGGGCGGGAGCTGGCCGAACTGCCGGTGCAGTATGCGGATTACGCGTTGTGGCAGCGGGAGGTGCTCGGTTCGGAGGGTGATCCGGAGAGTTTGGCGGCGCGGCAACTGGCGTTTTGGCGTGAGGCGTTGGCGGGGTTGCCGGAGGTGCTGGAGTTGCCGGCCGACCGGCCGCGCCCGGCGGTGGCCAGCTACCGCGGTGGCCGGCTGGCCTGGCAGCTCGACGCCGCCGCCCACCAGGCCCTCGCCACGCTGGCGCGGGAGTGCGGCGCGAGCGTCTTCATGGTGCTGCAGGCGGCCGTGGCCACGCTCTACACCCGGCTGGGTGCCGGCACCGACATCCCGTTGGGCACCGCCATCGCAGGCCGTACGGACGAGGCGTTGGACGAGTTGGTCGGGTTCTTCGTCAACACCCTGGTGCTGCGCACCGACACCTCGGGCGACCCGACCTACCGCGACCTGGTCAAGCGGGTCCGGGACACCGACCTCGCGGCCTACGCCCACCAGGACGTGCCGTTCGAGCGCCTGGTGGAGGTGCTCAACCCGGAGCGCTCACTGGCCCGGCAGCCGCTGTTCCAGACCATGCTGCTGCTGCAGAACGCGCCCGAGCCGGACCTCGACCTGCCCGGCATCACCCCGTCGGTGGTGGAACTCGGCGGCGGTGTCGCCAAGTTCGACCTGACCTTCGACCTGCACGAGACCTTCGACGCACAAGGCCGCCCGGCCGGGATCGCCGGCGACGTCGACTACGCACTGGATCTGTACGACGCCGAGACCGTTCAGGCCTTCTGCGACCGCCTGACCCGGGTCGTGGCGGCCTTCGCGGCCACTCCGGACGCTCGGCTTTCCGGGTTGGATCTGGTGTCTGAGGTTGAGCGGGTGGTGTTGGCGGGGTGGGGTCGTGGTGAGCGGTTGGGTGTGGTGCGGGGTGTGGTGGAGGGGTTGGAGGAGCAGGCGGCTCGTACTCCTGGTGTGGTGGCGGTGGTGTGTGGTGGGGAGCGGGTGACGTATGGGGAGTTGGCTGCTCGTGCGGGGCGGTTGGCTCGGGTGTTGGTGGGGCGTGGGGTGGGGTGGATGACCGGGTGGCGGTGGCGTTGTCGCGGTCGGTGGATCTGGTGGTGGCGTTGTGGGCGGTGTTGA
- a CDS encoding condensation domain-containing protein has translation MREFNQAYTVPVPADLTLTSLTATIAAVIRHHDALRARLTVTADGTWQLEVPEADHGPDVTALVHRVESADPAAVAAETEAARRRLDPERGIMLQAVWFDHGPDTDGVLLLVVHHLVVDGVSWRILLPDLAAAYAGGELEPVGTSLLGWSQALTDAATHPRWTDQLPYWQHTLTVDQQAIGKDYVLPARDTLSTAQSHTITLTPGLTRALLTTVPAAYNAGVNDVLLTALALAARQWRPEQTRDGLLLDLESHGRHEDALDAGHDLTRTVGWFTSMHPVRLTPPALTWTEVTTAGPANGTALKEVKEQLRAVPDHGLGYGLLRYLNPATATTLAAHPAPQIGFNYLGRFTTDQGTDAHWLALEEADTAVGDAELPFAHALDINAATHDTPDGPQLQANLAWPAALFDAPDVEHLAALWQQALQALRDHIEHSEAGGLTPSDLTLVGLSQRDIDLLEEDESDYDGEFDEDDDPDSY, from the coding sequence GTGCGCGAGTTCAACCAGGCCTACACCGTCCCCGTGCCGGCCGACCTCACCCTGACCTCCCTCACCGCCACCATCGCCGCCGTCATCCGCCACCACGACGCCCTGCGCGCCCGGTTGACCGTCACCGCCGACGGCACCTGGCAGTTGGAGGTGCCCGAGGCGGACCACGGCCCGGACGTGACGGCACTGGTCCACCGCGTCGAGAGCGCCGACCCGGCGGCGGTGGCGGCCGAGACCGAGGCGGCCCGGCGCCGTCTGGACCCGGAGCGCGGGATCATGCTGCAGGCGGTCTGGTTCGACCACGGCCCGGACACGGACGGTGTGCTGCTGCTGGTTGTCCACCACCTGGTCGTGGACGGGGTGTCGTGGCGGATCCTGCTGCCCGACCTGGCGGCCGCTTATGCAGGCGGCGAGCTGGAGCCGGTCGGCACCTCGCTGCTCGGCTGGTCCCAGGCCCTCACCGACGCCGCCACCCACCCCCGCTGGACCGACCAACTACCGTACTGGCAGCACACTCTCACGGTCGACCAGCAGGCGATCGGCAAGGACTACGTACTACCCGCCCGGGACACCCTCAGCACCGCCCAGTCCCACACCATCACCCTCACCCCGGGGTTGACCCGGGCTCTGCTGACCACCGTCCCGGCGGCGTACAACGCGGGTGTCAACGACGTGCTGCTGACGGCGCTCGCGCTGGCCGCACGCCAGTGGCGCCCGGAGCAGACCCGCGACGGCCTGCTGCTGGACCTGGAGAGCCACGGCCGTCACGAGGACGCGCTCGACGCGGGCCACGACCTGACCCGCACCGTCGGCTGGTTCACCAGCATGCACCCGGTCCGCCTCACACCCCCGGCGCTCACCTGGACCGAGGTCACCACCGCAGGCCCCGCCAACGGCACCGCCCTGAAGGAGGTCAAGGAGCAGCTGCGCGCCGTCCCCGACCACGGCCTGGGCTACGGCCTGCTGCGCTACCTCAACCCCGCCACCGCCACCACCCTGGCCGCCCACCCGGCCCCCCAGATCGGCTTCAACTACCTCGGCCGCTTCACCACCGACCAGGGCACCGACGCCCACTGGCTGGCGCTCGAAGAGGCGGACACCGCCGTCGGTGACGCGGAACTCCCGTTCGCCCACGCCCTGGACATCAACGCGGCCACCCACGACACCCCGGACGGCCCGCAGCTGCAGGCCAACCTGGCCTGGCCGGCCGCCCTGTTCGACGCACCCGACGTCGAGCACCTCGCTGCCCTCTGGCAGCAGGCCCTGCAGGCTCTGCGCGACCACATCGAGCATTCCGAGGCCGGCGGACTCACCCCCTCCGACCTCACCCTGGTCGGCCTCAGCCAGCGCGACATCGACCTCCTGGAGGAGGACGAGTCGGACTACGACGGCGAGTTCGACGAGGACGACGACCCGGACTCCTACTGA